One Streptomyces sp. V4I8 genomic window carries:
- a CDS encoding AAA family ATPase, with the protein MTTYDDRASLTDLTATVERVRSSVEGVIEGKPEVVRLSLTVLLAEGHLLIEDVPGVGKTMLAKTLARSIDCSVRRIQFTPDLLPSDITGVSIWDQQRKDFEFKPGAIFAQIVIGDEINRASPKTQSALLESMEERQVTIDGQTYELPSPFMVVATQNPVEMEGTYPLPEAQRDRFMARVSVGYPSVEAELQMLDVHGGVSPLEDLQPVAHAHDIVKLIDAVRGVHVAEPVRRYAVELVAATRTHPDLRLGASPRATLHLLRAAKASAALSGREYALPDDVQALAGAVLAHRLLPTAQAQLNRRTSEQVVQEILQRTPVPAAPQQQSGFGSLGRGTPAYGQQPPRRL; encoded by the coding sequence GTGACGACCTATGACGATCGAGCGAGCCTCACTGATCTGACCGCCACTGTGGAGCGTGTCCGCAGTTCGGTGGAGGGTGTGATCGAGGGCAAGCCCGAGGTCGTACGGCTTTCGCTGACCGTACTGCTCGCCGAGGGACATCTTCTGATCGAGGATGTCCCCGGCGTGGGCAAGACAATGCTGGCCAAGACGCTGGCGCGGTCCATCGACTGTTCGGTCCGGCGTATCCAGTTCACGCCCGACCTGCTGCCGTCCGACATCACCGGCGTGTCCATCTGGGACCAGCAGCGCAAGGACTTCGAGTTCAAGCCCGGCGCGATCTTCGCCCAGATCGTGATCGGCGACGAGATCAACCGCGCCTCACCGAAGACGCAGTCCGCGCTGCTGGAGTCCATGGAGGAGCGCCAGGTCACCATCGACGGCCAGACCTACGAGCTGCCGAGCCCCTTCATGGTGGTGGCCACGCAGAACCCGGTCGAGATGGAGGGCACCTATCCGCTGCCCGAGGCCCAGCGCGACCGCTTCATGGCCCGTGTCTCCGTCGGCTACCCCAGCGTGGAGGCCGAGCTGCAGATGCTGGACGTGCACGGCGGGGTCTCGCCGCTGGAGGACCTCCAGCCGGTGGCGCACGCGCACGACATCGTGAAGCTGATCGACGCCGTCCGCGGCGTCCATGTCGCCGAGCCGGTGCGCCGCTACGCGGTGGAGCTGGTCGCCGCCACGCGCACCCATCCGGACCTCAGACTCGGCGCCTCCCCGCGCGCGACGCTGCATCTGCTGCGCGCGGCGAAGGCGTCCGCGGCTCTGAGCGGCCGGGAGTACGCGCTGCCGGACGACGTACAGGCACTCGCGGGGGCCGTCCTGGCCCACCGCCTGCTGCCCACCGCACAGGCCCAGCTGAACCGCCGTACCTCCGAGCAGGTCGTCCAGGAGATCCTGCAGCGCACCCCGGTGCCTGCCGCGCCCCAGCAGCAGAGCGGCTTCGGCAGCCTGGGCCGCGGCACTCCGGCGTACGGCCAGCAGCCGCCGCGGAGGCTGTGA
- a CDS encoding DUF58 domain-containing protein has translation MTSGGTGQAEADRGEKSGIRTALAGLTTRGRSFLAAGIAAAVCAYVLGQSDLLRVGLLLAVLPLVCATVLYRTRYRVAGSRRLSPARVPAGSEARVHLRMDNVSRLPTGLLMLQDRVPYVLGPRPRFVLDRVEAGGRREVSYRVRSDLRGRYPLGPLQLRLSDPFGMCELTRSFSTYDTLTVIPRVEPLPPVRFSGEAKGYGDGRQRSLALAGEDDVIPRGYRYGDDLRRVHWRSTARYGELMVRREEQPQRARCTVLLDTRGLAFQGAGPDSAFEWAVSGTASVLVHMLERGFSVRLLTDSGSSVPGEGADGFAGASQESADAAGLMMDTLAVIDHSDGTGLSRAYDVLRGGNEGLLVAFFGDLDEEQAAVAAKMRQRSGGAVAFVLDSGTWVREPADVPGALDRSEERLRMLREAGWTAVSVPRGASLDELWRQADRARTDAVATSGARSEGGRA, from the coding sequence ATGACCTCCGGTGGGACCGGGCAGGCGGAGGCGGACCGCGGCGAGAAGAGCGGGATCCGCACCGCACTGGCCGGTCTGACCACGCGTGGCCGCTCCTTCCTGGCCGCCGGCATCGCGGCCGCCGTCTGCGCCTACGTCCTCGGCCAGAGCGACCTGCTGCGCGTCGGCCTGCTGCTGGCGGTGCTCCCGCTGGTGTGCGCGACGGTGCTGTACCGCACGCGCTACCGGGTCGCGGGCAGCCGCCGGCTCTCCCCCGCGCGCGTGCCCGCCGGCAGCGAGGCCCGGGTGCATCTGCGGATGGACAACGTCTCCCGGCTGCCCACGGGCCTGCTGATGCTCCAGGACCGGGTGCCGTACGTCCTCGGGCCACGCCCGCGCTTCGTGCTGGACCGGGTGGAGGCGGGCGGCCGCCGCGAGGTGTCCTACCGCGTGCGCTCCGACCTGCGCGGCCGCTATCCGCTGGGCCCGCTGCAGCTGCGCCTGAGCGACCCGTTCGGCATGTGCGAGCTGACCCGCTCCTTCTCGACGTACGACACCCTGACGGTCATCCCGCGCGTGGAGCCGCTGCCGCCGGTGCGCTTCAGCGGGGAGGCGAAGGGGTACGGCGACGGACGGCAGCGTTCGCTGGCACTGGCCGGCGAGGACGACGTGATCCCGCGCGGGTACCGCTACGGCGACGACCTGCGCCGCGTGCACTGGCGCTCGACCGCGCGCTACGGCGAGCTGATGGTGCGCCGCGAGGAGCAGCCGCAGCGCGCCCGCTGCACGGTGCTGCTGGACACCCGGGGCCTGGCCTTCCAGGGCGCGGGCCCTGACTCGGCCTTTGAGTGGGCCGTGTCGGGCACGGCGTCCGTGCTGGTCCACATGCTCGAACGGGGCTTCTCCGTCCGGCTGTTGACCGACAGCGGCAGCTCGGTGCCCGGCGAGGGCGCCGACGGGTTCGCGGGCGCGAGCCAGGAGTCGGCGGACGCGGCCGGGCTGATGATGGACACCCTCGCGGTGATCGACCACTCGGACGGTACGGGCCTGTCGCGGGCGTACGACGTGCTGCGCGGCGGCAACGAGGGGCTGCTGGTGGCCTTCTTCGGCGACCTCGACGAGGAGCAGGCGGCGGTGGCCGCCAAGATGCGCCAGCGCAGCGGGGGCGCGGTGGCCTTCGTGCTGGACAGCGGGACGTGGGTGCGGGAACCGGCCGACGTGCCCGGCGCGTTGGACAGGAGCGAGGAGCGGCTGCGGATGCTGCGGGAGGCGGGCTGGACGGCCGTGAGCGTGCCGCGCGGTGCCTCGCTGGACGAGCTGTGGCGCCAGGCGGACCGGGCGCGTACGGACGCGGTCGCGACGAGTGGCGCGCGGAGCGAGGGGGGACGGGCATGA
- a CDS encoding DUF3488 and DUF4129 domain-containing transglutaminase family protein yields the protein MSGRTRMALCAAAATLMASCALLPLVSPVTWLFQAIFLLAIQTGVGMATRRVPLARPLTVVAQALVALMLLTMTFANQQAIIGVIPGPEAFRHFGDLLQAGAEDVSRYSIPAPLSDGIRLMLIGGVLIIGLAVDTLAVTFRSAAPAGLPLLALYSVAAGLSDGGADWLWFLVAAAGYLMLLLAEGRDRLSQWGRVFGGAPRRPGGEPTDAVAPVRTGRRIGVVALGIALVVPLGLPAMNGGLLDAAGTGVGSGSGGGGTISAVNPLVSLRDSLNVDEDREVLSLKTNTADLSNLYLRIVSLDDFDGTTWQPSKRNIQAVPDPFPTPFGLGPDIRRTEVETTISAADWYAQNWLPMPYPPSGVNISGDWRYEPLGMTVVGDRRQTTRGATYTVRSLDVQPTAKQLANAPEPPAALKREFTELPDSLPSVVAQTAREVAKGATSHYEQAVKLQEYFAVTGGFQYDTNVKVGSGRQAIARFLRDKQGFCVHFSFAMAAMARSLGIPARVAVGFAPGTPQGDSSVSVGLRDAHAWPELYFEGVGWTRFEPTPTRGSVPSYTQSDTPGSTLPDVARPSQSASTGPSASPSTSESCAGQKPELCASESPAAAPATDGDGPKWYVILAWVLGGAGALLIPLAPMLWRMRTRAVRLGGHGRTEADVSLHTLAVWRELTDTAWDFGIPPDDSQTPRKTAARIVRLGQLDPSAAASVHRVADAVEQVLYAPSPRPAAGLAEDVRGVVSHLGSKAEWTTRLRALLAPRSSVRVVWALSDWWINLKQRAAKARPTLRRPSAPGQRG from the coding sequence ATGAGCGGGCGGACGCGGATGGCGCTGTGCGCCGCGGCGGCCACGCTGATGGCGTCCTGCGCCCTGCTGCCGCTGGTCTCCCCGGTCACCTGGCTGTTTCAGGCGATCTTCCTGCTGGCGATCCAGACGGGCGTGGGCATGGCGACCCGGCGCGTGCCGCTGGCCCGCCCTCTGACGGTGGTGGCGCAGGCCCTCGTCGCCCTGATGCTGCTGACCATGACCTTCGCCAACCAGCAGGCGATCATCGGAGTGATCCCCGGCCCGGAGGCCTTCCGTCATTTCGGCGACCTGCTGCAGGCGGGCGCGGAGGACGTCAGCCGGTACTCGATCCCGGCACCGCTGTCCGACGGCATCCGCCTGATGCTCATCGGCGGTGTCCTGATCATCGGCCTGGCGGTGGACACCCTCGCGGTGACGTTCCGCAGCGCCGCCCCGGCCGGGCTGCCGCTGCTGGCGCTGTACTCCGTGGCCGCGGGGCTGTCCGACGGCGGCGCGGACTGGCTGTGGTTCCTGGTCGCCGCGGCGGGTTATCTGATGCTGCTCCTGGCCGAGGGGCGGGACCGGCTCTCGCAGTGGGGCCGGGTGTTCGGCGGCGCCCCGCGGAGACCGGGCGGAGAGCCGACCGACGCGGTGGCACCGGTCCGCACCGGCCGGCGCATCGGCGTGGTCGCGCTGGGCATCGCCCTGGTGGTGCCGCTCGGGCTGCCCGCGATGAACGGCGGTCTGCTGGACGCCGCGGGCACCGGTGTCGGCTCCGGCAGCGGCGGGGGCGGCACGATCTCCGCGGTGAACCCGCTGGTGTCGCTGCGCGACAGCCTGAACGTGGACGAGGACCGCGAGGTCCTGTCCCTGAAGACCAACACGGCCGACCTCTCGAACCTGTACCTGCGGATCGTGTCCCTGGACGACTTCGACGGCACCACCTGGCAGCCGTCCAAGCGCAACATCCAGGCCGTGCCCGACCCGTTCCCCACACCCTTCGGCCTCGGTCCCGACATCCGGCGCACGGAGGTCGAGACGACCATCTCGGCCGCGGACTGGTACGCCCAGAACTGGCTGCCGATGCCGTACCCGCCCAGCGGCGTGAACATCTCGGGCGACTGGCGGTACGAACCCCTGGGCATGACGGTCGTCGGTGACCGCCGCCAGACCACCCGCGGGGCGACGTACACCGTGCGCAGCCTCGACGTACAGCCGACGGCGAAGCAGCTGGCGAACGCGCCGGAGCCGCCGGCCGCCCTGAAGCGCGAGTTCACCGAGCTCCCCGACTCGCTGCCGTCGGTGGTCGCCCAGACCGCGCGGGAGGTCGCCAAGGGTGCGACCAGCCACTACGAGCAGGCCGTCAAGCTGCAGGAGTACTTCGCCGTAACGGGCGGCTTCCAGTACGACACCAACGTCAAGGTCGGCAGCGGCCGGCAGGCGATCGCCCGGTTCCTGAGGGACAAGCAGGGCTTCTGCGTCCACTTCTCCTTCGCGATGGCGGCGATGGCCCGCTCGCTGGGCATACCCGCGCGGGTCGCGGTGGGCTTCGCGCCCGGTACGCCGCAGGGCGACAGCTCGGTCTCGGTGGGGCTGAGGGACGCCCACGCCTGGCCGGAGCTGTACTTCGAGGGCGTGGGCTGGACCCGCTTCGAGCCGACGCCGACCCGTGGCTCGGTGCCCTCGTACACCCAGTCGGACACACCGGGCTCCACGCTTCCGGACGTGGCCCGGCCCTCGCAGTCGGCCAGCACGGGCCCGTCCGCCTCGCCCTCCACGAGCGAGAGCTGCGCGGGGCAGAAGCCGGAGCTGTGCGCGAGCGAGTCCCCGGCGGCCGCGCCGGCCACGGACGGCGACGGCCCGAAGTGGTACGTCATCCTGGCCTGGGTGCTCGGTGGGGCCGGGGCGCTGTTGATCCCGTTGGCGCCGATGCTGTGGCGGATGCGGACCAGAGCGGTACGGCTGGGAGGGCATGGCCGCACGGAGGCCGACGTCTCGCTCCACACCCTGGCCGTCTGGCGGGAACTGACGGACACGGCATGGGACTTCGGCATTCCGCCGGACGACTCCCAGACCCCCCGCAAGACCGCCGCCCGCATCGTCCGGCTGGGCCAGCTCGACCCATCGGCCGCGGCCTCGGTGCACCGGGTGGCCGACGCGGTGGAACAGGTCCTCTACGCCCCGAGCCCCCGCCCGGCGGCCGGCCTCGCGGAGGATGTCCGCGGCGTCGTGTCCCACCTCGGGTCCAAGGCCGAGTGGACGACGAGGCTGCGCGCCCTGCTGGCCCCGCGATCCAGCGTGCGGGTGGTCTGGGCGCTGTCGGACTGGTGGATCAACCTCAAACAGCGCGCCGCGAAGGCCCGACCCACGCTGCGCAGGCCCTCCGCTCCCGGTCAGCGGGGGTAA
- a CDS encoding DUF3040 domain-containing protein, whose product MPLSEHEQRMLEQMERALYAEDPKFATALEGSGLRTYTRRRVYQAVAGFLVGIALLMAGMVAKQVWLSVVGFLVMLGCAVLAVTGWRKAPKPGEQPAGGPQARHQPRQKRSMMDRIEQRWQRRRDEQGGH is encoded by the coding sequence GTGCCGCTCTCGGAGCACGAGCAGCGCATGCTCGAGCAGATGGAGCGAGCGCTGTACGCCGAAGATCCCAAGTTCGCGACAGCGCTTGAGGGAAGCGGGCTGCGTACGTACACCCGGCGACGGGTCTACCAGGCGGTCGCGGGCTTCCTCGTAGGTATCGCGCTCCTCATGGCTGGAATGGTCGCCAAGCAGGTCTGGCTCAGTGTGGTGGGCTTCCTCGTCATGCTGGGTTGTGCGGTACTCGCCGTGACCGGCTGGCGCAAGGCCCCCAAGCCGGGCGAACAGCCCGCCGGCGGCCCGCAGGCCCGCCACCAGCCACGCCAGAAGCGCTCGATGATGGACCGCATCGAACAGCGCTGGCAGCGCCGCCGTGACGAACAGGGCGGCCATTAG
- a CDS encoding class I SAM-dependent methyltransferase has product MSDPMRPRASLRTAVVWEVLQDALDRRVKATGRQALDVLDTGGGSGNFAVPLARLGHRVTVVDPSPNALFALERRTAEAEVADRVKGVQGDAHGLFDVVERGGYDVVLCHGVLEYVDDPAEGVRNAVAALRAEGVLSLLAAGLGGAVLARALAGHFKEAKQALEDPDGRWGQGDPVPRRFTAEQLTGLVEGAGLRVGAVHGVRVFADLVPGALVDTEPGALEALLKLEEAAAELPAFHSVATQLHVLGETGETAGA; this is encoded by the coding sequence GTGTCGGACCCGATGCGCCCCCGCGCCTCACTCCGTACCGCCGTGGTCTGGGAGGTCCTGCAGGACGCCCTGGACCGCCGGGTCAAGGCCACGGGTCGCCAGGCGCTCGACGTCCTCGACACCGGGGGTGGCAGCGGCAACTTCGCGGTGCCCCTCGCCCGCCTCGGCCACCGCGTCACCGTCGTCGACCCCAGCCCGAACGCGCTCTTCGCCCTGGAGCGCCGCACCGCCGAGGCCGAGGTCGCCGACCGCGTGAAGGGCGTCCAGGGCGACGCCCATGGCCTCTTCGACGTGGTCGAGCGCGGCGGGTACGACGTCGTGCTGTGCCACGGCGTCCTGGAGTACGTCGACGACCCCGCCGAGGGCGTCCGCAACGCGGTGGCCGCCCTGCGCGCGGAGGGCGTCCTCAGCCTGCTCGCCGCCGGGCTGGGCGGAGCGGTGCTGGCGCGGGCCCTCGCCGGTCACTTCAAGGAGGCCAAGCAGGCCCTGGAGGACCCGGACGGCCGCTGGGGCCAGGGTGACCCCGTGCCGCGCCGTTTCACCGCCGAGCAGCTCACCGGACTGGTCGAGGGCGCCGGCCTGAGAGTCGGTGCCGTGCACGGTGTGCGGGTCTTCGCCGACCTGGTCCCCGGGGCGCTGGTGGACACCGAGCCCGGCGCCCTGGAGGCGCTGCTGAAGCTGGAGGAGGCGGCTGCGGAGCTGCCCGCCTTCCACTCGGTGGCCACGCAGCTTCACGTGCTCGGCGAGACGGGGGAGACCGCCGGGGCCTGA
- a CDS encoding SAV_6107 family HEPN domain-containing protein: MASYHAAAARRRGATGPAPSLTGPASDVHPVLRRTTAPPAALDLLAQARAGLDEAAVLETPNERYATAHLSALRIAAAVLAARGRPEPSPRRRARIRSAWEVLPEIAPELTEWSALFASGARRRARAEAGIQGAASRRDADDLIRDVAMFLRLVERMLVLQPVLPQPRPDADEEEAAGARHARDDMPDAG, translated from the coding sequence ATGGCCAGCTATCACGCAGCAGCCGCCCGTCGGCGCGGCGCCACCGGCCCTGCCCCCTCACTGACCGGCCCGGCGAGCGATGTGCACCCCGTGCTCCGCCGGACCACGGCCCCGCCCGCCGCCCTCGACCTGCTCGCCCAGGCCCGTGCCGGACTTGACGAGGCCGCCGTCCTGGAGACTCCGAACGAGCGCTATGCCACGGCCCACCTCTCCGCCCTGCGCATAGCCGCCGCCGTACTCGCCGCACGGGGGCGCCCCGAACCCTCGCCCAGGCGCCGCGCCCGGATCAGGAGCGCCTGGGAAGTGCTTCCCGAGATCGCGCCCGAACTCACCGAGTGGAGCGCGCTGTTCGCCTCGGGCGCCCGGCGCCGCGCCCGGGCCGAGGCGGGCATCCAGGGCGCGGCCAGCCGCCGGGACGCCGACGACCTGATACGCGACGTGGCGATGTTCCTGCGCCTCGTCGAGCGGATGCTGGTGCTCCAGCCGGTCCTGCCGCAGCCGCGACCGGACGCGGACGAGGAGGAGGCCGCCGGCGCACGCCACGCGCGCGACGACATGCCGGACGCCGGCTGA
- a CDS encoding ATP-binding cassette domain-containing protein, with translation MGGTVATAGVTAHGLGLEGPRGWAFRGVSFEAEAGSLITIEGPSGTGRTCLLLALMGRMKPTEGSAVVGDAVLPRRMAAVRRISALAHVPGVTDLDPALTVAEHLHERALLQRRFGDSVRGLLRRRGERRNAEEQRIDAALTAAGLDRESLPKGSRTAVRDLERLEALRLSVALALIGNPRVLGVDDTDLKLSDAERAEVWALLKSIAEAGTTVVAVCSEAPDDAVKVSTAQKGDSPEADPASTSKESPASPETDGKEAADALAEAGRA, from the coding sequence ATGGGGGGAACCGTGGCCACAGCCGGCGTCACGGCCCACGGCCTCGGGCTCGAAGGGCCCCGCGGATGGGCGTTCCGCGGGGTCTCCTTCGAGGCGGAGGCAGGCTCGCTGATCACGATCGAGGGGCCGTCCGGCACCGGCCGTACTTGCCTGCTGCTCGCGCTCATGGGGCGGATGAAGCCCACGGAGGGCTCCGCCGTCGTGGGCGACGCCGTGCTGCCCAGGCGCATGGCGGCGGTCCGCCGCATCAGCGCCCTGGCCCACGTCCCGGGTGTGACCGACCTGGACCCGGCCCTGACCGTCGCCGAGCATCTGCACGAACGGGCGCTACTGCAGCGGCGGTTCGGCGACTCGGTGCGCGGACTGCTGCGCCGGCGGGGCGAGCGGAGGAACGCCGAAGAGCAGCGGATCGACGCCGCGCTCACGGCGGCGGGCCTCGACCGGGAGTCCCTGCCCAAGGGCTCCCGTACGGCCGTACGGGATCTGGAGCGGCTGGAGGCGCTGCGGCTGTCCGTCGCGCTGGCCCTGATCGGGAACCCGCGCGTGCTCGGTGTCGACGACACCGATCTCAAGCTCTCGGACGCCGAACGGGCCGAGGTCTGGGCGCTGTTGAAGTCGATCGCAGAGGCCGGGACCACGGTCGTGGCGGTGTGCAGCGAGGCCCCGGACGACGCCGTCAAGGTGTCCACCGCCCAGAAGGGCGACTCCCCGGAGGCCGACCCGGCCTCCACCTCCAAGGAATCCCCGGCATCCCCGGAAACCGACGGAAAGGAGGCCGCCGATGCGCTCGCCGAGGCTGGCCGCGCTTGA
- a CDS encoding YhgE/Pip family protein, with product MRSPRLAALELRRFGRGKLPRAALVALLVLPLLYGALYLWSFWDPYGRLDRIPVALVNDDKGATVGDKKLVAGDDITKGLRESDVFDWQEVSAAEAEKGVEDGSYYLSLTMPADFSKRIASSSGASPETGALQVRTNDANNYIVGQISRTVFSEVREAASTKASRSFLDKIFVSFSDIHGKTVKAANGADKLEGGIGKAEKGSKDLADGLKDAKKGSGKLSTGLKKLNQGAGDLESGSRQVAEGTQTLADRVNGVDEKIGPFLQDNEKTIGDTARLVADTSGAIRNNLDDLVEHAPGAAKGAHAASAVLDTVYKTRCEDAVLPDPACADLKKAKNSAADVATIADDLNTLITDHHGDLKKLDKNLATLQKQSQALADRAPRLSEDLDDAVTRINKLNQGAAKVAAGAKKLHSGVGTAKTGAADLDSGVGALKTGAVDLNGGIYKLVDGSGKLSDGLHDGAEQIPDYDKKDRDQRTEVMADPVQLVSRDMHKAPNYGTGFAPYFIPLSLWVGAMVAYMVIAPMNRRALAAGASAWRIALAGWLPVVAIGVLQTLALMSVLHWAVGLQMVRAAGTVGFLFLVTACFAAIVQWLNARFGAAGRILVLAFLMLQLTSAGGTYPVQTSPGFFNALHPFLPMSYVVEALRRLITGGGLEPVWHACVVLVAFTAGALALTALSARRRQVWTLDRLHPELTL from the coding sequence ATGCGCTCGCCGAGGCTGGCCGCGCTTGAGCTCCGGCGCTTCGGCCGGGGGAAGCTGCCGCGTGCCGCCCTGGTCGCGCTGCTGGTGCTGCCCCTGCTGTACGGCGCCCTGTACCTCTGGTCGTTCTGGGACCCGTACGGCCGTCTCGACCGCATCCCCGTGGCCCTCGTGAACGACGACAAGGGGGCGACCGTCGGCGACAAGAAGCTCGTCGCTGGCGACGACATCACCAAGGGGCTGCGCGAGAGCGACGTCTTCGACTGGCAGGAGGTGAGTGCCGCCGAGGCCGAGAAGGGCGTCGAGGACGGCAGCTACTACCTGTCGCTGACCATGCCGGCCGACTTCAGCAAGAGGATCGCCTCCAGCTCGGGCGCCTCGCCGGAGACGGGCGCGCTCCAGGTGCGTACGAACGACGCGAACAACTACATCGTCGGGCAGATCTCGCGGACGGTCTTCAGTGAGGTGCGCGAGGCCGCGTCCACGAAGGCGTCGCGGTCGTTCCTGGACAAGATCTTCGTCTCGTTCTCCGACATCCACGGCAAGACGGTCAAGGCCGCGAACGGCGCCGACAAGCTCGAAGGCGGCATCGGGAAGGCGGAGAAGGGCTCCAAGGACCTCGCCGACGGGCTGAAGGACGCCAAGAAGGGCAGCGGCAAGCTGTCCACGGGCCTGAAGAAGCTCAACCAGGGCGCGGGCGACCTGGAGAGCGGCTCCCGGCAGGTCGCCGAGGGTACGCAGACGCTAGCCGACAGGGTCAACGGAGTCGACGAGAAGATCGGCCCGTTCCTCCAGGACAACGAGAAGACCATCGGGGACACCGCCCGGCTGGTCGCCGACACCTCGGGGGCGATCCGCAACAACCTCGACGACCTGGTGGAGCACGCTCCGGGCGCCGCCAAGGGCGCCCATGCGGCTTCCGCCGTACTGGACACCGTCTACAAGACGCGCTGCGAGGACGCCGTCCTGCCCGACCCGGCCTGCGCCGATCTGAAGAAGGCCAAGAACTCGGCCGCGGACGTGGCGACGATCGCCGACGACCTCAACACGCTGATCACCGACCACCACGGCGATCTGAAGAAGCTCGACAAGAACCTCGCCACCCTCCAGAAGCAGTCCCAGGCGCTCGCCGACCGCGCGCCCCGGCTCTCGGAGGACCTCGACGACGCCGTCACCAGGATCAACAAGCTGAACCAGGGCGCCGCGAAGGTCGCCGCGGGCGCCAAGAAGCTGCACTCCGGCGTGGGCACGGCCAAGACCGGTGCGGCGGACCTGGACAGCGGTGTGGGCGCGCTCAAGACCGGCGCGGTCGACCTCAACGGCGGCATCTACAAGCTCGTGGACGGCTCCGGGAAGCTCTCGGACGGTCTGCACGACGGTGCCGAGCAGATCCCCGACTACGACAAGAAGGACCGCGACCAGCGCACCGAGGTCATGGCCGACCCGGTCCAGCTCGTCTCCCGGGACATGCACAAGGCGCCCAACTACGGCACCGGGTTCGCCCCGTACTTCATCCCGCTGTCCCTGTGGGTGGGCGCGATGGTGGCGTACATGGTGATCGCGCCGATGAACCGGCGCGCGCTCGCCGCGGGCGCCTCGGCCTGGCGGATCGCGCTGGCCGGCTGGCTGCCCGTGGTGGCGATCGGGGTGCTGCAGACCCTGGCCCTGATGTCGGTGCTGCACTGGGCGGTCGGGCTGCAGATGGTGCGGGCGGCCGGCACGGTGGGCTTCCTGTTCCTGGTGACGGCGTGCTTCGCGGCGATCGTGCAGTGGCTGAACGCACGCTTCGGTGCGGCGGGCCGGATCCTAGTCCTGGCCTTCCTGATGCTGCAGTTGACGTCCGCGGGCGGCACTTACCCCGTGCAGACCAGCCCGGGCTTCTTCAACGCGCTCCACCCCTTCCTGCCGATGAGCTACGTCGTGGAGGCCCTCCGGAGGCTCATCACGGGCGGCGGCCTGGAACCGGTCTGGCACGCGTGCGTGGTGCTCGTCGCCTTCACCGCCGGCGCCCTCGCGCTGACCGCGCTGTCGGCCCGTCGCCGGCAGGTCTGGACGCTCGACCGGCTGCACCCGGAGCTGACCCTGTGA
- a CDS encoding TetR/AcrR family transcriptional regulator, which yields MESSKAASGGSTRREATRQKLYEAAVTLIAEQGFSATTVDEIAERAGVAKGTVYYNFASKSVLFEELLRHGVGLLTASLREAAEKTARDGGTKVDALDAMIRAGLVFIDRYPSFTQLYVAELWRTNRTWQSTLMVVRQQAVAVVEGVLREGVENGEFSEEIDVALTASALVGMVLVAALDWKSFQPERSLDDVHAALSRLLQGRVSGCR from the coding sequence ATGGAAAGCAGCAAGGCCGCGTCGGGCGGCAGCACGCGCCGTGAGGCCACCCGGCAGAAGCTCTACGAGGCAGCCGTCACGCTCATCGCCGAACAGGGCTTCTCCGCCACCACCGTTGACGAGATCGCCGAGCGGGCCGGAGTGGCGAAGGGCACGGTCTACTACAACTTCGCGAGCAAGTCGGTCCTCTTCGAGGAGCTGCTGCGCCACGGAGTCGGACTCCTCACCGCCTCCCTCCGGGAGGCGGCCGAGAAGACCGCCCGGGACGGCGGCACCAAGGTGGACGCCCTGGACGCGATGATCCGCGCGGGCCTGGTCTTCATCGACCGCTACCCGTCCTTCACCCAGCTCTATGTCGCCGAGTTGTGGCGGACGAACCGGACCTGGCAGTCCACGCTGATGGTGGTCCGGCAGCAGGCCGTGGCGGTCGTCGAGGGGGTGCTGCGCGAGGGCGTGGAGAACGGCGAGTTCAGCGAGGAGATCGACGTCGCGCTGACCGCCTCCGCGCTGGTCGGCATGGTCCTGGTGGCCGCCCTGGACTGGAAGTCCTTCCAGCCGGAGCGCTCCCTGGACGACGTGCACGCGGCCCTGTCCCGGCTGCTGCAGGGCCGGGTGAGCGGGTGCCGCTGA
- a CDS encoding DUF4126 domain-containing protein translates to MSILPLIFTSGWASGINSYAVVLLLGVFGATGLSDEVPEALQRPDVLIAAGVLFLCEAVADKIPYVDSAWDSVHTVIRPVAGAVVAALLAGQSGSLPELAAGAVGGSTALVSHLVKAGTRMAVNTSPEPFSNIVVSLAEDLGVGALITLAIFYPVAAAVIAGALLLAGLLLLLFLVSRIRRFRRRRAERREEKRLAQAVGQRPG, encoded by the coding sequence GTGTCCATACTTCCCTTGATCTTCACCAGCGGCTGGGCCAGCGGCATCAACTCCTATGCCGTGGTCCTGCTGCTCGGCGTCTTCGGCGCGACGGGGCTGAGCGACGAGGTGCCCGAGGCGCTGCAACGGCCCGACGTACTGATCGCGGCCGGTGTGCTGTTCCTCTGCGAGGCCGTCGCCGACAAGATCCCGTACGTGGACTCGGCCTGGGACTCGGTGCACACCGTGATCCGGCCGGTGGCGGGCGCGGTCGTCGCGGCGCTGCTCGCCGGGCAGAGCGGGTCGCTGCCCGAACTGGCCGCGGGCGCGGTCGGCGGTTCCACGGCGCTGGTGAGCCACCTGGTCAAGGCCGGGACGCGCATGGCGGTCAACACTTCGCCCGAGCCGTTCAGCAACATCGTGGTGAGCCTCGCCGAGGATCTCGGGGTCGGTGCCCTCATCACCCTCGCGATCTTCTACCCCGTCGCCGCGGCGGTCATCGCGGGCGCCCTGCTGCTCGCCGGGCTGCTGCTGCTCCTCTTCCTGGTCTCGCGGATCCGCCGCTTCCGGCGCCGCAGGGCCGAGCGCCGCGAGGAGAAGCGGCTCGCCCAGGCGGTGGGCCAGCGGCCCGGCTGA